The DNA region atccaCCTTGGCCCACTTATGTTATTaagcttgacttttttttaccggAATTGCATTTCCCAAATACAGAAGttaacacatacacacacacacacacttaattAACCTAAAATGCTACGACGTTGGCCAACATCATTTTGAATATGATGACAAGGTTTTTAagggactttaaaaaaaatcaaaatctacgCTTTGTTGACATTTCCATATAAAAGGATTGTTTTTAACCATCTACATAGCAACGTACAACAGCCCAACAAGTTTTCTAAGTAGATTGTAGATAACCACAGTAAAGTACTATTTCTAATCAACTTATCTGTTCAACCCAACTTATTTATTCTCTGTGTTGAGTGATTTTAGATAGCCCATCATTTTCTCAAGTTTGATGATTGCTTTAGAAAGCACGCAAGAGGCATGTGTCTTTTGAACGGGTTTCGATCAATTTACGAcgaatcaatttcaaaatagCTTGTGATTGCTCATCATAATTGCATTTGCCACCAAGGTAGCAATTTCGTCCTTCTTAAAACAAACCCGAGATTTAAACCCACGGTCAAAAGGTGTGCTTGCTAACCACACCTGGAAATTTACTTCTTCCTCTTTTATTCCTCCTTCTTCCAAGATGCTGCGAACAGCTGTTCGACCTCACCATTCCACAACTAGACCCCTGAGAGCGGGGGGTAAAATCTAGGAAACAGGCAAGATCGTCGTTTGTCGTTTACTCTAGCGCACATTAGCCCCTCGATTGCGAACCGAAACAATCACAACCAAGTCAAGGGTACGCAGATTATTTTGTGGGATCAAAGCTGAGTTTTTCCGTCTTACCTGGAGGTTCTTCTTCCGGTGGAACACGATCGCCTTGGCTTTCACTTTCCGGTCCTTGATGTCGACCTTGTTGCCGCACAGCACGATCGGGATGTTTTCGCACACTCGCACCAGATCCCGGTGCCAGTTGGGGACGTTCTTGTAGGTGACGCGGGACGTCACGTCGAACATGATGATGGCACACTGTCCCTGGATGTAGTAACCGTCGCGCAGCCCGCCGAACTTCTCCTGGCCGGCCGTGTCCCAGACGTTGAAGCGTATCGCGCCCCGGTTCGTGTGGAACACCAGCGGGTGCACTTCGACGCCGAGCGTCGCGACGTACTTCTTCTCGAACTCGCCGGTCATGTGGCGCTTGACGAAGGTCGTCTTGCCGGTGCCGCCGTCTCCGACCAGCACGCACTTGAACGTCGGCATGTCACCCTCGGCCATCctggatgtgtgtgtgtgtgtgtgtggttggtGCTTGCGGGACGAAAACTTTCAAGCTCTTTCTGAGGTCAGTCTGGGCGACGGCGCTGCTTCGAAGGTCGTCGACGTCACACTCCCGGGGACTTGCTTCTTCGCTTATCTGCGTttaaacgaaaacaaaattacgaaattatTAGAATTGTATTAATCACACCGAATGAGGAGCCGGAGTGTCGGAAACGTCAACCACCACG from Culex quinquefasciatus strain JHB chromosome 3, VPISU_Cqui_1.0_pri_paternal, whole genome shotgun sequence includes:
- the LOC6041026 gene encoding GTP-binding nuclear protein Ran, giving the protein MAEGDMPTFKCVLVGDGGTGKTTFVKRHMTGEFEKKYVATLGVEVHPLVFHTNRGAIRFNVWDTAGQEKFGGLRDGYYIQGQCAIIMFDVTSRVTYKNVPNWHRDLVRVCENIPIVLCGNKVDIKDRKVKAKAIVFHRKKNLQYYDISAKSNYNFEKPFLWLARKLVGDPNLEFVAMPALLPPEVKMDKDWQQQIEKDLQEAQATALPDEDEDL